Part of the Quercus robur chromosome 5, dhQueRobu3.1, whole genome shotgun sequence genome, aatttataaattgaaaagaagTGAGAAATActgaatttataattaaatgcaTCATGCATATTACCTAGATTATAGTATTTGTCTTTAGTTAGTAACAACAACCGTTTGTgagataatatatatgatttttattttatttgtagatcatgaaaaaatcaactacaatgtttgattttttcaaaagaaaatattcaaattctTCTGAAGTCAACGTGGGATTGCTAACAACTAATGTTGCTATTCCAATTCCAAAAAATGTGGATGTTccaattctagaaaatatttattcCCCAATTCCGGAAAATGTCGATGTTCCAATCCCAAGAAATATTCATTCCCTAATTCCAGAAAATGCTGATATctcaattccaaaaaataaccatatctctcaaacacaatttcaaaaagttgatctttatatattaagaaacaatgatttttgggtatttgtcttggttgatagtttattaataccATATGGAtgcgtattttttttttttttcgcttatctccggaccccccccccccacctccCAGCTTGAAATCTTGGTTTCGTCCTTGATTACGGTAAACATACAATAAGAAATAATTGGATCTCAATGTACATAGGTGCTCTCTATTTATACAAAGCTAAGGAAGGGCAAGAGATTAAGCCTAATCTAAGTTAGTTAGTGCaacaaaatatgaaacaaaTTACAGGTAAGCACCTTTAACACGTGTGAGAATTAATTGTCTCACATGGTgcataactaatttttttaagctAATTTGAATCTAAGTTTGTGATATGCTTACTAAATAGAACTGTTATTCATCTTTAATAGAGTAGTACTATATTCACAACAAAGTCTCACTTGCATAACTTATTTTACCTACtatttataaacttaaaaaactaTATGTATACTAGTCTCATCACATGCACTTTGCGCATGCgatgaggctctttttttttttttttttgtataactattgtcataattttctttttttattattttaatttttggataattttttttttaaaacatggaTTAATAGGAAAGTGTCCTATTTTGTAAtcattttaagtggagttgaaaatatatttttattaggttGTCCTCAAGTTTTTTCCCTGTTAAACataaggtttaggggtatttctaAACCACAAAAAGTCCTATTCAAAGAGGAGGATCCTCTTATAGATAGtatagataaaattataaatggaGTTTATATTCACTGACTTATTACCAAACAGATAATACATATGATTTCAATTTGTTGCATAATCGGTTcttaaatttgagtttgaacttcactttttttcaaagtttttaaaCCTGAACCAGACCATACAGTCCGACTGGGAAACCCTCGAACCATTCACTTCTACGGTCCATTTAAGGTGAAGAACCATTCCATGCGAATAAAGCATGGACCCGTTCGGACCGCGATTTGACCATATGGTTCTGTGAATCGTGACCAGTTCACACAGTTTAAACGGTTGCCTTGTTTCAAGCCTTAAAACGGCATcgttccatctttttttttcccccctataTGGCGTCGTTTGGAGCTAATATCACCAAACGCATTGAACAAATTTAACCCTGAAATGAAACCCTCGCCTCACTCTCTAAGCTCTCTGCCTCTCCCTCACTCTCTAAGCTCTCGTCTCTGCTCTCTCCCTCGTCGCCATCACAGCTCAGCCCAAATCACagctcactcactcactctctgcctctctccctcactctcaatcactctctgcctctctctcattctcatcTCTACCTTTCTCCCTCATCGCCATCACAGCTCAATCTCTGCCTTGTCACCGTCACAGCTCACTCTCTGCCTCGTCGCCGTCACTCTTACTCCATCGCATCCTTGCCCAGATTGCAAGGTACTTTATCCgttttaattcttctttctttatgtcaatttatatttttttgtccaATTTTTGAAGGAAATCAAGTTTATTTTTCTATCAAAAACAataatcaagagagagagagagagaaatccaATCCATGTTTCTTGTGCATTATAGTTTGTTAATAGCTGCAAGGATTTATGCTTcaatgtgtgtttatattttacaatttttgtttgCAAGCACAAATGTGTTTAAATTTGTGCTTCAATCTTTAACTTGTGAAAGTTGTGAATCTTGTGAtgggtttgttgtaaaaaattggTGAATTTCACTATTTCAAAAATTGTATGAAGTTGTGAATTTGTGTTTCTTTGATTCTATGACTCTGTGTATATTAGTTTATTAATTTGACCCTGTGTATGAAGTTGTGATTCTTTGACTATCTGTATTTCAAAAATTGATGGGTCTATGCGTGTTTGACTAGTTGTTTAGTCTTTTAGATTAAAATCGAAATAGAGACTGGGTCTACTCCATCACATGAAATTGATTCCAATGTAGTCAAGTCTAGCTCAAGAGTAAGGGAAAAGGTTGATCTGGCTTGGGAACATTTTAGCCTTGGGGTGGATGAGAAGAGACAGAATacttttatgtgtgtgtattgtgttaggacatatgtgattcacttgttaggaacatatatcactattttatgtaattggctaatcctttgacaaaacgcactttacttgtattttggtagatttaggatgtgtttaatacttcaagaaaccttatttCAATTTCAAGTGTTAAatccatgcaagtctgtccaagaattaagtgagaaagtgctgaattttaaagctcgatagctgctcgacacctctctACACTTGgcttatctgtcgagctcttCAGTTGCTTCTTATCACAATCTCAACACCTCTCAATAGCTAGGTCGATCAATCGAGCAAATTTCTGTCCCTTCAACACTTGCTTGACACCTccttgatcgatcgagaattaagaaattcaaatttctaaATCTGATTTTCGTCCCATGCTGACATGTATAtgtaaggtttcttttctcacaaccctagacatatataaggcttattttagaggcaatcacataagagaatacaaggagaacatatgcaaaaggtgacagatgccttattctctctgaaagaagttACTACGTCTTTGTGCCTtggggttttgtaaccaaatgcttcttgatcttcatttttGATGAAGTGAAGCACTTTACAGtcaacatcttcttctagttggtgtgttagtcacgtactgggagccgtgcatcattgattagtcacgtactgggatccgtgcattaAAAAGGAtggcgttcatatattaaaGAGTTCAAAGGTTCTGAagtggtagaaggtttctgctgtgagttcatctacggggattgtagagtctagaaacaaaggttttgtactagatctaaaacttctctttactatagtgaattacttttcaggaaggtttccccctaggttttttactatgaaactagtttgtttcattggttttcctggatcatcatatcttgtcttatttattttttcctctgcatgattttgacatgatattgatgtttgtttgttttaacaagttttatttataataaatctaattaacaacttgggtttaaaacttgttaattctatcaaccaggGTTTAAATTTCCCAACATATTGTAGGCAAACATATAAAGATAGGGGGTATTAATAGGATGAAACGACACCTTGTGAGGATAAAAGGTGATATTGGATCGTGTAAAAAGGTTTCTCATGATGTGAGATACCAAATGTTGGAATATTTGAAGGAGTTTGAGttgaagaaaaaagatgagaaaCAACGTCAAGAAGAAATGTTTAGTGCCCCTTCCACAAATAGTGATAtgcaagaagatgaagatgttcAAGAAGTATTTAGTAGTGGGTTGCCTAAAAAACCTGTTTTAGGTAAAAGAAATGGTACAAAGCCAGTGGATAATTACTTTGCTCCAAGAACTACTCCAGGAGCTCAACCTGGTCTTAAAAGTGTATTCcaaagcaaagaaaaggtgAGGCAAGCTGATATGACTATTGCAAGGTGGATGTATGACAATTGCATTCCTTTTAATGTAGTGAATTCAGTGTACTACCAAAGGATGATTGATGTTGTAGCTGCTACTGGTCTTGGTTACAAAGGTCCATCTTATCATGCTGTATGGGTCTCTTTGTTAAGGGATCAAAAGAAAGAGGTTTAGTTGTTGGTTGAGTCATAATGTAGGCATTGGGCAAAAGTTGGATGTACACTTATGGCTGATGGTTGGACAGATACTAGACATAGGTCATTGATTAATTTCCTTGTTTATTGTCCTAGGGGAATGGTATTTGTAAAATCAATTGATGCCTCAGAGATTGTGAAAAGTACcagaaatttgtttaaattgtttgatgaagTAGTTACATGGGTTGGTCCAAAAAACATAGTTCACATGGTTACTGATAATGCTTCCAATTATGTATCTGCTAGTAAATCGTTGTGTGAAAAGTATAAAACTATTAGTTGGTCTCCTTGTGCAGCACATTGCCTAAATCTTGTGTTACAGGATATGAGAGACATGCCTCATGTGGATAGACTAAAAAAACGTGCATCCAAACTtacagtttttatttataatcatGTGGCTTTGATTGCTTGGTTGAGGAATAGACCTGGTTGGTCAGATATTGTACGTCTGGGAGCAACAAGATTTGCTACTACTTTCCTTTCATTTGGAAGCATTCATGTGCATAAGCATGACTTGCAAGCCTTAGTGACTAGCAAGTTCTTTGTGGACAATAGATTGGTAAGAGAGTCAAAGGCAAAAGAAGCAGTTTCTATCATTTTGGATAATTCTTTTTGGGATGATATTAATGTTCTTGTCAAGATTTCATCGCCACTCATTCGTTTGTTACAGATTATTGATTCTGATCAAAGGCCTGCAATAGGATATATGTATGAGGGCATGCATAGAGCACGGTTGGGAATCAAGAAGATCTTCCAAATGAAGAAGCACTTGTACAAGCCATACAcctgaattataaaaaaaaaaagtttggacaaACATTTGCATAAAGATCTTTATGCTGCTGCATATTGGTTAAATCCCGTTTTTCAATATGATGAGGAGAATTTTTGTCGGAAAGCAGCAGTAAATATAGCTATTTTGGACTACATTGGGAGAAAATATGATGGTAACAAAGAAAAGGTAATTAAGAAAACCCAATATTTTCGAGACCGTATTGAGAGCTTAGATAGAGATCTTGCATTGTCAACAAGCAAGACCACTCATCCAGGTGAGAagtaattagtttattttaatactataaacaaatcttagttttttttttcatgttgaaAGTTAGTTTTGTCACTATAGTTAGAATAACTGAAGTGATTATTCAATtgaaagtttgtttgtttatgttgattAATATTAGATTACATTGTGTTATGAAAATCAGATGAACGGTGGAAGTTGTGGGGTGCTGATGCTCCAAACTTGCAAAAATTGGCAATTAGAATCCTTTGCCAAACTTCCGCCTCTTCTAGATGTGAGCGTTGTTGGAGTTTATTTGACCAAATACATTCTAAGAGGAGAAATAGATTGGAGCATTAAAGGCTCAATGATCTTGTGTTTGTTCATCATAACTTGCGATTGAGACATAGGTAACTAAATGCTATATCTTGgcattatattaatttttaagaagtCATTTATATAATGTAATTGTTAGTTACTAATTATGTTCAAATTCTAATAATGAGCATGGCATTTTATGATGCAGGCTTTACaacaaaaagtttatttttgacCCCATTGATTTTGCAAGTATTGACATAACtaatttttgggtatttgtggAAGAGGAAGACCCATATCTTAATTATGAAGAGTTGGAGAATGCAATTTATGAAGAGGGTGCATATCCAGCAAGTGCAAAGCCTTCTTCTAATATTGAAGGTTAGTTTATATGAAAACAATTTGATAACCTatagtgatttttcttttatttttttcaaactcTTGTAAACAttataatgatttttctttttattttgttcaaactTGTGTGTAGAATCTGTAGATGATAGCAGTGAGGTTAAAGGAATTGATTTGGGAACATTTGGACAACCTATTGGCCCTCCTCCTGGATTTCCAGGGAATGATGATAAGCATGATAACtttcatgacattgatgatttATGATCATAATAAttatgtttgaactttgaagttctattttgtattttagagaTAATTTCTATGTCTTTTTGTAAGACACAGTGTGTTACATGGAGTTTGTAAGTTTCATGTATTTTTGTAAGAAACAATGTGTAGTTGTGTACTATAACTTGGAGGCTTGTTTATGCATTTTTACTTTGTACTTTTATGGATTGATTGAGTAATTCATATTTATGTTTGCTAAGGATTTGACATTTCTTATTTGTCTtgaaagttatgatataaaaaatatttgaaagataaatctttaaatgaattagactattttagttaatttttctattttttaattaatttaatgtttttatatatatttaaaataattattaaattaattatgacgtcatcacagTTCGACCCTAGTTCAACCTCGGTTCAAtttcaaaaaccttgaacctctcttttttacggttcaatgaacagtCTGGATTTGAAAAccttgctttttttttgggataaatgaACTTTAGACAATTAAGCTCATTCTATTTTTGGACTTACCTCCAAAATATCATGTAAATTGCTACATAAAgcacaatttttaaatatgcTCATTTCTTTTCCAGAGCATTATAAGTTGCACCACAATTttacctcattttttttttcttcgtgtGTAAGTGAGTACCTAGCTTGTTGGGAACGGACCAAATAAATAGCATggaataaatttgtaaagaatatcatatatattttattcgaAGTTTCATTCCCATCCACTCCCGTTATGTTTAAAACCCGTGATTATTagagattgagaaaaaaaaattgggtcaCCAAAACAAAGTTTCAATAATACAAAAGATCctatctaataataataataataataatctatatatatatatatatatatataaaaccgaagcttttgaagctcccacaattttccacatcagcacaatatttaaatacaatatttaaattaaattaaatatttcacctcatcactgttttctttttccaatgcaaattagacttctagccaaataaggacactctcccaccgcctctactctctcctatttaatagttgcttgcgtagaaaacctaagccccaaaacacaattttcttcttaaaacttatttttcttcaagattttttttgagggcggctcatgcttcacaattcacatattccacttatgtattggactcctctccttcttcggtcaatgcatcaaggttagggttatttgatttgttcaataaaaattatagatttgttgtttttccttataagtttgtcaattgttgttttgtttatttaattgctgagcttgaatcttttaattaaatattcaaatttttttaaccttttaaaagttttaatattttgaattttaacatttaaaaggtAACTCATATTTCTCTAATATTTCTATGCTGtgtagacattttttttttttttttttattatatttctccATTGTGTAGTCacgtaatttttgttttttttttaataaatcctTGGCTCAAAATGTTCTAATTGTTTggtttacatatgaatttttaagttcattttttgcaatacatTTAATTGTCTGGCCAATTTCAATAGTAGAAAAGCTATAATCATGGATTCCCTTCTTTCtattatatttctctattgcgtaattatatatatatatatatatatatatatatatatatatatatatattgtattatttcaatacttttaaaactttgaatcttttgatttaaaaaaaaaaaaaaaaattttgaccttttggaagttttaacatcttaacttttgggttttattttttctattatcagaaattatctagaagatttcaatgaatatccatggattattttttctattcctaaccttttttttcctatattttttctttaattgtccgtgtttacgtctcttttgtttttcttatttttactttcataGTGTATGTACATGTTGTGtatgttctttgattctttctttaataatttttgtgtgAATATGTGTCATTGTATCTGGGTACTTAggcaaaatctataaagactaaagatacttttttttttttttttttttggtaatgaatcttgtgtttttcatgactttagtgagttatattcttaatgatcgaaatggttttgtttgaggtggattttgttcatattggtttcaaattttatttcttggcttatattatagattgtaatatatttattcatcaaactgtttagttgagtttgttttcgaaattgttttcagtgttatacattttcttgaagcatgttggtatcatatatt contains:
- the LOC126727824 gene encoding uncharacterized protein LOC126727824, translated to MADGWTDTRHRSLINFLVYCPRGMVFVKSIDASEIVKSTRNLFKLFDEVVTWVGPKNIVHMVTDNASNYVSASKSLCEKYKTISWSPCAAHCLNLVLQDMRDMPHVDRLKKRASKLTVFIYNHVALIAWLRNRPGWSDIVRLGATRFATTFLSFGSIHVHKHDLQALVTSKFFVDNRLVRESKAKEAVSIILDNSFWDDINVLVKISSPLIRLLQIIDSDQRPAIGYMYEGMHRARLGIKKIFQMKKHLLYNKKFIFDPIDFASIDITNFWVFVEEEDPYLNYEELENAIYEEGAYPASAKPSSNIEESVDDSSEVKGIDLGTFGQPIGPPPGFPGNDDKHDNFHDIDDL